GGGATGACTTTTATGATAATGAAGAATTGAGGATGGTGACCAATAGTGAAAAAAATACTAGTTGTAGATGATGAGAAGCCTATTTCAGATATAGTAAAATTTAATTTAACAAAAGAAGGATATGAAGTTTTTACCGCTTTTGATGGTGAAGAGGCAGTTGAAATGGTGGATGAAGTAAATCCGGATTTAATTATTTTGGACTTAATGTTACCCAAAAAAGATGGTTTGGAAGTGTGTCGTGATGTGCGTAAAAAGTATGATACACCGATTATTATGGTAACAGCCAAGGATTCCGAAATAGATAAAGTGTTAGGATTGGAACTTGGAGCAGATGATTATGTGACAAAACCATTCTCTAATCGTGAATTAGTGGCGCGTGTGAAAGCTAATTTACGTCGACATGGTAATACAACGTCTAAAACGGAAGAAGCACCAAGTAATGAATTAACAATTGGTGCGTTAACTATTCATCCAGATGCTTATGTGGTATCAAAACGAGGTGAAACCATTGAGTTAACGCATCGTGAATTTGAATTGCTCCATTATCTTGCAAAACATATTGGACAAGTTATGACACGTGAGCATTTACTTCAAACGGTTTGGGGGTATGATTATTTTGGTGATGTGCGTACAGTGGATGTGACGGTACGGCGTTTGAGAGAAAAAATAGAGGATAATGCTAGTCATCCTAATTGGTTAATTACACGACGTGGTGTTGGTTATTATCTTAGAAATCCAGAACAAGATTAGGTGAAGCATATAATGAAAAAAAATAGAACGCCCTTTTTTTCATCTGTTCACTTTAAAATTGCTTTGGTGTTTGTGCTATTATTGATGATTTCGATTGAGATTGTCGGAGCTATTTTTATCCGAGTGCTTGAAACATCAACCATTCAAACGTTTGAGGAAAATGTGACTAACCAAGTTGAAACACTCGCGACCAATTTAAGTTCTGAAATTAGCAAAAAAAATGATTCACAACAAGAATCTAATTTAAAGCGAATTTTAGATGAATTTTCTAAAAACGAAATTTTAGAAGTTCGTTTAGTAGATGATAAAGGGATTGTTATGGCAACAAGTGATCCAAATCTACAAGGAGATGTTGGAAAAAAAAATGATTATGAATTATTTAATTCATTTAATCAAAAAAAAGAAGAACGGACAGACCCAAAAACGGGGCAGAGGGTATTTATTAATATTGAACAAATATATTCTCCCACTGGTGATACGGTAATTGGTTCATTATATGTTAAAAGCAATATAGAAAGTAAGTATCAACAAGTTAGTGAGATTACGTTGATATTTTTCTATGCATCGATGATTGCACTTATCTTTACGTTAATCATAGCGCTGCTTGTATCTAGAACGATTACAAAGCCTATTGGCGAAATGAAACAACAAGCAGATAGAATTGCTAATGGTGATTATTCAGGACAAGTGGAAGTTTATGGGAAAGACGAATTAGGACAATTAGGGGAGACATTTAATGAACTGTCTTATCGTGTTAAAGAAACACAAGAAACCATGGATGCTGAAAGGCGTCGCTTAGATAGCGTTCTAACTCATATGTCTGATGGTGTTATCGGAACCGATCGTCGTGGAAACATCATTTTAATTAATGACACAGCGTTAAATTTACTGCGAATTGGTACTGAAGATGTCATCAATCAATCCATTTTAGAGTTATTAAAATTAGGAGATAAGTATAGCTTTAGGGACTTACTAGAAGTACAAGAAGATGTGTTACTTGATTTTAGTGAAGATTTTAGTGAAACAACTCTTATTCGTGCAGAGTTTTCAATGATTCGGCGAGAGTCTGGTTTTATCAGTGGATTAGTATGTGTGCTTCATGACGTGACCAAAAAAGAAAAAGACGAAGAAGAACGTCGCCAATTTGTTTCAAATGTATCTCATGAGTTAAGAACACCTCTAACAAGTATGAAAAGCTACATTGAAGCTTTACTTGATGGCGCATGGCAAGATTCAGAAGTTGCCCCACAATTTTTAAAAGTTACACAAGAAGAAACCAATCGCATGATTCGGATGATTAATGATTTACTTCAATTATCACGTATGGATGCCAATAAAATTGAGTTACAAAAAGAATTAGTCCATTTAAATGAATTGTTTAATTATGTGTTAGATCGTTTTGATATGGTGATTAAGGATAGTGATAGAAATTATGTGATTAAACGAGAATTTACTCAACGAGCGATTTGGGTCGATATTGATACTGATCGCATGAT
This genomic stretch from Vagococcus sp. CY52-2 harbors:
- the walK gene encoding cell wall metabolism sensor histidine kinase WalK, whose product is MKKNRTPFFSSVHFKIALVFVLLLMISIEIVGAIFIRVLETSTIQTFEENVTNQVETLATNLSSEISKKNDSQQESNLKRILDEFSKNEILEVRLVDDKGIVMATSDPNLQGDVGKKNDYELFNSFNQKKEERTDPKTGQRVFINIEQIYSPTGDTVIGSLYVKSNIESKYQQVSEITLIFFYASMIALIFTLIIALLVSRTITKPIGEMKQQADRIANGDYSGQVEVYGKDELGQLGETFNELSYRVKETQETMDAERRRLDSVLTHMSDGVIGTDRRGNIILINDTALNLLRIGTEDVINQSILELLKLGDKYSFRDLLEVQEDVLLDFSEDFSETTLIRAEFSMIRRESGFISGLVCVLHDVTKKEKDEEERRQFVSNVSHELRTPLTSMKSYIEALLDGAWQDSEVAPQFLKVTQEETNRMIRMINDLLQLSRMDANKIELQKELVHLNELFNYVLDRFDMVIKDSDRNYVIKREFTQRAIWVDIDTDRMIQVLDNILNNAMKYSPDGGTITCRLLETHKNVVLSISDEGLGIPKQNLGRVFDRFFRVDKARSRAMGGSGLGLAISKESILAHGGNIWAESEENKGSTFFISLPYEPYEEDLWE
- the yycF gene encoding response regulator YycF, giving the protein MKKILVVDDEKPISDIVKFNLTKEGYEVFTAFDGEEAVEMVDEVNPDLIILDLMLPKKDGLEVCRDVRKKYDTPIIMVTAKDSEIDKVLGLELGADDYVTKPFSNRELVARVKANLRRHGNTTSKTEEAPSNELTIGALTIHPDAYVVSKRGETIELTHREFELLHYLAKHIGQVMTREHLLQTVWGYDYFGDVRTVDVTVRRLREKIEDNASHPNWLITRRGVGYYLRNPEQD